A stretch of Campylobacter volucris DNA encodes these proteins:
- the fliH gene encoding flagellar assembly protein FliH codes for MAKLTNVISSANITNHVVENYHFKVMSEIASNEEAKPSEEIQTPQKTTIEPNTLQVDPIQENENINQAPAPQIQPDFVEDLLKKTDEMSGNIIKLQMQIESQEAEFNNRLASELEHAKEKYTKEGYDEAQKAFEDELANLKEKYLKSVEKLENTIETLNNFLLKNENELADTAVVIAKEVIAKELEENSSAIALNLAKELMNELKNATKIELKLNPYDFDYVKEHLQSDNIKFSVDDAINKGSILVLSDAGNIESNLNSRLQKIKNMANE; via the coding sequence ATGGCAAAATTAACTAATGTGATTTCAAGTGCTAATATAACTAATCATGTGGTTGAAAATTATCATTTTAAAGTAATGAGTGAGATAGCTTCTAATGAAGAAGCTAAACCAAGCGAAGAAATTCAAACTCCTCAAAAAACTACCATAGAGCCCAACACTTTGCAAGTTGATCCAATCCAAGAGAATGAAAACATTAATCAAGCTCCAGCTCCACAAATCCAACCTGATTTTGTAGAAGATTTGCTCAAAAAAACCGATGAAATGTCTGGAAACATCATTAAACTTCAAATGCAAATAGAAAGTCAAGAAGCAGAATTTAATAATCGCTTAGCTAGTGAGCTTGAGCATGCTAAAGAAAAATACACTAAAGAAGGTTATGATGAAGCTCAAAAAGCTTTTGAAGATGAACTTGCAAATTTAAAAGAAAAATATCTAAAAAGTGTGGAAAAATTAGAAAATACCATTGAAACTTTAAATAATTTTTTGCTTAAAAATGAAAATGAACTCGCAGATACAGCTGTGGTTATTGCTAAAGAAGTCATCGCTAAAGAATTAGAAGAAAATTCTTCTGCTATTGCTTTGAATTTAGCAAAAGAATTAATGAATGAACTTAAAAATGCCACTAAAATAGAATTAAAATTAAATCCTTATGATTTTGACTATGTAAAAGAGCATTTGCAAAGTGATAATATTAAATTTAGTGTAGATGATGCCATAAATAAAGGTAGTATTTTAGTACTTAGTGATGCAGGTAATATAGAATCAAACCTCAATTCTCGTTTGCAAAAAATCAAAAATATGGCAAATGAATGA
- the fliG gene encoding flagellar motor switch protein FliG, with protein MIKLSEEQKMVYDDLSMPEKVAIFLIQLGEDVTTVLFSHMDINVITEISRYIALAKNVDKPVATAVLEEFYTLLQSNQYLKSGGLEYAKEILFRTFGPEIAGKILEKLTKSMENNQNFAYLSQIKPQQLADFIIKEHPQTIALILAHMDTTQAAETLEYFSDELRAEVVIRMANLGDISPSIIKRVSAVLESKLESLTSYKVEVGGPRAVAEVLNRLGQKASKTTLTYIEQSDEKLATTIKDLMFTFDDISQLSTNAIREVLKAADKRDLMIGLKGASEDLKQKFMANMSTRAAEAFVEEMGFLGAVRVKDVEEAQRKVVEVVQKLAEQGLIQVGEADEMIE; from the coding sequence ATGATAAAGCTCAGTGAAGAACAAAAAATGGTCTATGATGACCTTTCTATGCCAGAAAAGGTCGCTATATTTTTGATTCAGCTTGGAGAAGATGTAACTACGGTTTTATTTTCTCATATGGATATTAATGTTATTACTGAAATTTCTCGTTATATTGCTTTAGCAAAAAATGTAGATAAGCCTGTTGCTACTGCAGTTCTTGAAGAATTTTACACCTTACTTCAATCTAACCAATACCTTAAAAGTGGTGGTTTGGAATATGCAAAAGAAATTCTATTTAGAACTTTTGGTCCTGAGATTGCAGGTAAAATTTTGGAAAAACTTACCAAAAGTATGGAAAATAATCAAAATTTTGCTTATCTTTCTCAAATCAAGCCTCAACAACTTGCAGATTTCATCATCAAAGAGCATCCTCAAACTATTGCTTTGATTTTAGCACATATGGATACTACTCAAGCTGCTGAAACTTTAGAATATTTTAGCGATGAATTAAGAGCTGAAGTTGTAATTAGAATGGCAAATCTTGGAGATATTTCACCATCAATTATCAAAAGAGTATCTGCTGTGCTTGAAAGCAAACTTGAAAGTCTTACCTCTTATAAAGTTGAAGTTGGTGGTCCAAGAGCAGTTGCTGAAGTGCTCAACCGCCTAGGACAAAAAGCTTCTAAGACAACTCTTACTTATATCGAGCAAAGTGATGAAAAACTTGCAACTACCATTAAAGATTTAATGTTTACATTTGATGATATTTCTCAACTTAGCACTAATGCAATAAGAGAAGTTCTAAAAGCTGCTGATAAGCGTGATTTGATGATAGGTTTAAAAGGGGCAAGCGAAGATTTAAAACAAAAATTTATGGCAAATATGTCTACGCGTGCTGCTGAAGCTTTTGTTGAAGAGATGGGCTTTTTGGGTGCTGTGCGTGTAAAAGATGTGGAAGAAGCACAAAGAAAAGTTGTTGAAGTGGTGCAAAAATTAGCTGAACAAGGTCTTATCCAAGTGGGTGAGGCAGATGAGATGATAGAGTAA
- the fliF gene encoding flagellar basal-body MS-ring/collar protein FliF has translation MDYKTMLHQVGQLYQNLSLRQRIIIAASIVVVVGFLVFLTLFRSGSSAANDAGYSVLFENANTSDSAMIVAQLEKNGVPYVLRNEGTILVPNDQVYKQRLAVASAGLLPKDNKVGFELFDKQEFGATEAEQKVKYQRALEGELARTIESLEPIHSATVHIAFAKDTLFTQQQVPPTASVTLTVKDGLKLNKKQIMGIKNLISSSVTKLTPENVKITDQKGIPLDDEEGFADDLIAAQIKYKRDQEYELEQKIIAAIAPFAGGYDRVVAKVSIDYDFSKEQSQSEVFDPNTVIRGEQTLEEHREGFKEKEIQGVPGAVSNIGPVEGLDDNGAREVYSKKQTTTNNEISKKVTNTTKQFATIKRISAAVVVDGKYKVITDDQGNITNEYVPLSEREIQSIENLTKGAIGFNLARGDAVEVDNLEFHKTAKVEDKVQTFYNRFVEPFIPPVKYVFAAILLFIFYKKVIVPFSQKMLADIKLEEEMEGKDGQVIDDAEDAIEKFNAARKKVEEQLGFGDSFDEDALQYDVLLEKLRGVANEKSEEVALLLQKLVENDAEFGEKDI, from the coding sequence ATGGATTATAAAACTATGCTGCACCAAGTTGGTCAGCTTTATCAAAATTTAAGTTTAAGACAACGCATTATTATTGCCGCATCTATCGTGGTTGTAGTTGGATTTTTAGTTTTTTTAACTCTATTTAGAAGTGGTTCAAGTGCAGCTAATGATGCTGGATATTCAGTATTGTTTGAAAATGCAAATACTAGTGATTCAGCGATGATTGTAGCTCAGCTTGAAAAAAATGGCGTTCCATATGTTTTGCGTAATGAAGGAACTATCTTAGTTCCAAATGATCAAGTTTATAAACAGCGTTTAGCAGTAGCTTCGGCTGGATTATTACCAAAAGATAATAAAGTAGGTTTTGAGCTTTTTGACAAGCAAGAATTTGGTGCAACAGAAGCAGAGCAAAAAGTAAAATACCAACGAGCCTTAGAAGGTGAACTTGCTAGAACTATAGAAAGTTTAGAGCCTATTCATAGTGCAACCGTGCATATTGCTTTTGCAAAAGATACACTTTTTACCCAACAACAAGTTCCACCAACGGCTTCAGTTACCTTGACTGTAAAAGATGGTTTAAAGCTTAATAAAAAACAAATTATGGGGATTAAAAATTTAATTTCTTCTTCAGTTACAAAACTTACTCCTGAAAATGTAAAAATTACCGATCAAAAAGGTATTCCCCTTGATGATGAAGAAGGTTTTGCAGATGATTTGATCGCAGCTCAGATTAAATACAAAAGAGATCAAGAATATGAGTTAGAGCAAAAAATTATAGCAGCTATTGCTCCTTTTGCAGGCGGTTATGATAGAGTTGTTGCTAAGGTTAGTATTGATTATGATTTTTCTAAAGAACAATCACAAAGTGAAGTTTTTGATCCAAATACAGTTATACGCGGTGAACAAACTTTAGAAGAGCACAGAGAAGGTTTTAAAGAAAAAGAAATTCAAGGTGTGCCAGGAGCTGTTTCAAATATAGGCCCAGTAGAAGGTTTAGATGATAATGGAGCACGCGAAGTTTATAGTAAAAAACAAACTACGACTAATAATGAGATTTCAAAAAAAGTTACCAATACGACTAAACAATTTGCAACCATTAAAAGAATTTCAGCTGCGGTTGTGGTAGATGGTAAGTACAAGGTTATTACTGATGATCAAGGTAATATTACTAATGAGTATGTTCCTTTAAGCGAAAGAGAAATTCAATCAATTGAAAATTTAACTAAAGGTGCTATAGGATTTAATCTTGCAAGGGGTGATGCAGTCGAAGTAGATAATTTAGAATTTCACAAAACTGCTAAGGTTGAAGATAAAGTCCAAACATTTTATAATAGATTTGTTGAACCATTCATTCCACCTGTTAAGTATGTTTTTGCAGCGATTTTACTTTTCATTTTTTACAAAAAAGTTATCGTGCCATTTTCACAAAAAATGCTTGCAGATATCAAACTTGAAGAAGAAATGGAAGGCAAAGATGGCCAAGTTATCGATGATGCTGAAGATGCTATTGAAAAATTCAATGCTGCGCGTAAAAAGGTCGAAGAGCAACTTGGTTTTGGTGATAGTTTTGATGAGGATGCATTGCAATATGATGTATTGCTTGAAAAACTAAGAGGGGTTGCAAATGAAAAAAGTGAAGAGGTTGCTTTACTTTTGCAAAAGCTCGTTGAAAATGATGCAGAATTTGGTGAGAAGGATATCTAA
- the hisC gene encoding histidinol-phosphate transaminase, producing MEFNPFLKNIKTYESGKDIELIAKEFGLKEVIKLASNENPYGVSPKAKEAIINNAHLAYLYPDDTMSELKQALADKFKVQKENIIIGSGSDQIIEYAIHAKLDHSKAYLQCGVSFAMYEIYAKQLGVKVYKTQSLIHDIDELYELYKKYKNDIKVIFLCLPNNPLGECLDKTQVFEFIEKIDEDCLIVIDGAYNEFASFKDKNKHINPQELINKFINVVYLGTFSKLYGLGGMRIGYGVACKEIIDAFYKLRAPFNVTNLSLKAAYAALNDEEFIFKTLKNNFLQMKFFEDFAKKNKISYIESYTNFITYFFDEKNSTDLSEKLLKKGIIIRNLQSYGLNAVRISIGTEYENSRFFEEFSKIF from the coding sequence ATGGAATTTAATCCTTTTTTAAAAAATATTAAAACCTACGAGAGTGGAAAAGATATAGAGTTGATTGCGAAAGAATTTGGTTTAAAAGAAGTTATCAAACTAGCAAGCAATGAAAATCCTTATGGAGTAAGTCCAAAAGCCAAAGAGGCAATCATAAACAATGCTCATTTAGCATATCTTTATCCTGATGATACTATGAGTGAGTTAAAACAAGCTTTAGCAGACAAATTTAAGGTTCAAAAAGAAAATATCATTATAGGTAGTGGTAGCGATCAAATCATAGAATATGCCATCCATGCTAAGCTTGATCATAGTAAAGCTTATTTGCAATGTGGTGTTAGTTTTGCAATGTATGAAATATATGCAAAGCAGCTAGGCGTAAAAGTTTATAAAACTCAAAGTCTTATTCATGATATAGATGAACTATATGAGCTTTATAAAAAATACAAAAATGATATCAAAGTGATTTTTTTATGCTTGCCTAATAATCCTTTAGGAGAATGTTTAGATAAAACACAAGTGTTTGAATTTATAGAAAAAATTGATGAGGATTGTTTGATTGTAATTGATGGGGCATATAATGAATTTGCAAGTTTTAAGGATAAAAACAAACATATTAATCCACAAGAGCTCATTAATAAATTTATTAATGTTGTTTATCTAGGAACTTTTTCAAAGCTTTATGGCTTAGGTGGTATGAGAATTGGCTATGGTGTAGCTTGTAAAGAAATCATTGATGCTTTTTATAAATTAAGAGCACCTTTTAATGTCACTAATTTAAGCCTTAAAGCTGCATACGCTGCTTTAAATGATGAAGAATTTATTTTTAAAACTTTAAAAAATAATTTTTTACAAATGAAATTCTTTGAAGATTTTGCTAAAAAAAATAAAATTTCATATATAGAAAGCTATACAAATTTTATTACATATTTTTTTGATGAAAAAAATAGCACAGATTTATCTGAAAAATTGCTTAAAAAAGGTATAATAATAAGAAATTTACAAAGTTATGGTTTAAATGCTGTGCGTATAAGCATAGGCACAGAATACGAAAATTCAAGATTTTTTGAAGAATTTTCTAAAATTTTTTAA
- a CDS encoding chorismate mutase / prephenate dehydratase, which translates to MKEIETLRLKVDSIDDKILNLLNERMLYVKNIGEIKQNIGGHIYRPERERAIINRLKNNNHGLLDQNAIEAIYQEIFAVSRNLEMPQSIAYLGPEGSYTHQAARSRFGAMSRYNALATIEDVFKELSHKEAKYGVVPIENNTAGAVGVTLDCLGKYEEVKIFAELYMDIHHSFISMSENLKEIKRIYSHPQGYNQCKNFLESHDLNEVEFIASKSTANAAYLASQDTQSAAICSKIAAKLYNVPVLFERIEDNLANRTRFLILSDITLPKMTNCKTSILAHTAHKPGGLSDLLYEFKKEGINLTKLESRPIKTREFIHSFYIDFEGHIDDENVQRVIKKADYIQWLGSYLSGEDDGI; encoded by the coding sequence ATGAAAGAGATAGAAACATTACGCTTAAAAGTTGATAGTATAGATGATAAAATTTTAAATTTGCTTAATGAAAGAATGCTTTATGTAAAAAATATAGGGGAAATTAAGCAAAATATAGGCGGACATATTTATAGACCTGAGCGAGAAAGAGCGATTATAAATCGATTGAAAAATAATAATCATGGTTTATTAGATCAAAATGCAATCGAAGCAATTTATCAAGAAATTTTTGCTGTTTCAAGAAATTTAGAAATGCCTCAAAGTATTGCATATTTAGGGCCTGAAGGGAGTTATACTCATCAAGCTGCTAGAAGTCGTTTTGGAGCTATGAGTCGTTATAATGCTTTAGCAACTATTGAAGATGTTTTTAAAGAACTTTCTCATAAAGAAGCAAAATATGGAGTTGTCCCTATAGAAAATAATACAGCAGGTGCAGTTGGGGTTACGCTTGATTGTTTAGGTAAATATGAAGAGGTGAAAATTTTTGCTGAACTTTATATGGATATACATCATTCTTTTATAAGTATGAGTGAAAATTTAAAAGAAATTAAAAGGATTTACTCTCATCCGCAAGGTTACAACCAATGTAAAAATTTTTTGGAAAGTCATGATTTAAATGAGGTGGAATTTATCGCAAGTAAATCAACAGCCAATGCTGCCTATTTAGCTTCGCAAGATACACAATCAGCTGCAATTTGTTCAAAAATAGCAGCTAAGCTTTATAATGTTCCAGTTTTATTTGAAAGGATTGAAGATAATTTAGCAAATCGCACAAGATTTTTAATACTTAGCGATATAACACTTCCTAAAATGACTAATTGTAAAACTTCTATTTTAGCTCATACTGCGCATAAGCCAGGAGGACTTAGTGATTTACTTTATGAATTTAAAAAAGAAGGGATTAATCTTACAAAATTAGAATCTCGTCCTATCAAAACAAGAGAATTTATCCATAGTTTTTATATAGACTTTGAAGGACACATTGATGATGAAAATGTTCAAAGGGTAATCAAAAAGGCTGATTATATCCAATGGTTAGGTTCATATTTATCAGGAGAAGATGATGGAATTTAA
- a CDS encoding HAD-IIA family hydrolase translates to MLFLDVQGTLISDANKSPIQGSLDLIKALNDKNIAYVIITNNTKKIHFLNDLQNLGFEIKKDCYIDPFCVLKDYLKPCKIAAFGAKEFLQSLEELGYELDFNNPQAFLVASYDDFKFQDFAKMIEYVKNGIKAIAMHEGSIYKKNNHLYPGVGSIMAMLKNSYEFDYTVIGKPSKAFYYSALKLLKMQKLDVEFKDVLIISDDYKGDLLGAYELGMQTALVLSGKISNTKGIDTSKLNFVYDSIKDYYISRFK, encoded by the coding sequence ATGCTTTTTTTAGATGTTCAAGGAACTTTAATATCAGATGCTAATAAAAGTCCTATCCAAGGATCTTTGGATTTAATCAAAGCCTTAAATGATAAGAATATTGCCTATGTTATCATTACCAATAATACTAAAAAAATTCATTTTTTAAATGATTTGCAAAATTTAGGTTTTGAGATTAAAAAAGATTGCTATATTGATCCTTTTTGTGTTTTAAAAGATTATTTAAAACCATGTAAAATCGCAGCTTTTGGAGCAAAGGAATTTTTACAAAGCTTGGAAGAATTAGGCTATGAGCTTGATTTTAATAATCCACAAGCTTTTTTGGTAGCAAGTTATGATGATTTTAAATTTCAAGATTTTGCTAAAATGATTGAGTATGTAAAAAATGGTATTAAAGCTATTGCTATGCATGAGGGTAGTATTTATAAAAAAAATAATCATCTTTACCCAGGTGTTGGTAGCATCATGGCTATGTTAAAAAATAGTTATGAGTTTGACTATACTGTCATAGGAAAACCAAGTAAGGCTTTTTACTATAGTGCTTTAAAATTATTAAAAATGCAAAAGCTTGATGTGGAATTTAAAGATGTGTTGATAATCAGTGATGATTATAAAGGAGATTTGCTTGGAGCTTATGAACTAGGTATGCAAACAGCATTAGTTTTAAGCGGTAAAATTTCAAATACAAAAGGTATAGATACTTCTAAATTAAATTTTGTATATGATAGCATTAAAGATTATTATATATCGAGGTTTAAATGA
- the lysA gene encoding diaminopimelate decarboxylase, whose protein sequence is MDYYELAKQYKTPFYLYDFDKIKSRFYMLKDAFRARKSQIFYAVKANSNLSVLKFLASLDSGFDCVSAGEIYRALKAGAKKYKIIFSGVGKSADELEYALKENILYVNLESEAEMLLLEQIASKIQKTARISIRVNPNVDAKTHPYISTGLHENKFGVDIENAKKMYIYAKNSKFLEPVGVHFHIGSQILDISSIHEASNIVAKLVKELLALKINLKFFDIGGGLGVCYKDEQEPNLYDYAQGILASLQGLDVCIGMEPGRFLVANAGEFVTKVLYEKFNSSKRFVVVDGAMNDLLRPSLYEAYHEIKLLAQSHENESFCDIVGGICESGDFLAKNRKLPSTKSGDLIIVKSAGAYGFSMSSNYNTRNKVCELAYENGKVRMIRKRESYEDQIALELEFLKD, encoded by the coding sequence ATGGATTATTATGAATTAGCAAAGCAGTATAAAACTCCATTTTATCTTTATGATTTTGACAAAATTAAAAGTCGTTTTTATATGCTAAAAGATGCTTTTAGGGCAAGAAAATCTCAAATTTTTTATGCAGTAAAAGCAAATTCTAATTTAAGTGTTTTGAAATTTTTGGCTTCTTTAGATAGTGGATTTGATTGTGTAAGTGCTGGAGAAATTTATAGAGCTTTAAAAGCAGGAGCTAAAAAATATAAGATTATTTTTAGTGGAGTGGGTAAAAGTGCTGATGAGCTTGAGTATGCATTAAAGGAAAATATACTTTATGTTAATCTTGAAAGTGAAGCTGAAATGCTTTTACTAGAACAAATTGCAAGTAAAATTCAAAAAACTGCAAGAATTAGTATAAGAGTAAATCCGAATGTAGATGCAAAAACCCATCCTTATATTTCTACAGGTTTACATGAAAATAAATTTGGCGTTGATATAGAAAATGCTAAAAAAATGTATATTTATGCTAAAAATTCCAAATTTTTAGAGCCAGTTGGAGTGCATTTTCATATAGGCTCACAAATTCTTGATATTAGTAGTATCCACGAGGCTTCCAATATTGTAGCAAAATTAGTCAAAGAGCTTTTGGCGTTGAAAATAAATCTTAAATTTTTTGATATAGGTGGTGGTCTTGGAGTTTGTTATAAAGACGAACAAGAGCCAAATTTATATGATTATGCACAAGGAATTTTAGCTAGTTTGCAAGGTCTTGATGTGTGTATTGGTATGGAGCCTGGAAGATTTTTGGTTGCAAATGCGGGAGAATTTGTAACAAAGGTTTTATATGAAAAATTTAATAGCTCAAAGCGTTTTGTAGTGGTAGATGGGGCGATGAATGATTTGTTGCGTCCAAGCTTATATGAAGCTTATCATGAGATAAAACTTTTAGCCCAAAGTCATGAAAATGAAAGTTTTTGTGATATAGTGGGTGGAATTTGTGAAAGTGGAGATTTTTTAGCAAAAAATAGAAAATTGCCAAGTACCAAGTCTGGAGATTTGATTATAGTAAAAAGTGCAGGTGCTTATGGTTTTAGCATGAGTAGTAATTATAATACTAGAAATAAAGTTTGTGAATTAGCCTATGAAAATGGTAAAGTTAGGATGATTAGAAAAAGAGAAAGTTATGAAGATCAAATCGCTTTGGAGCTTGAATTTTTAAAGGATTAA
- a CDS encoding LptF/LptG family permease, whose protein sequence is MMIFFRYISSLYLKSFFILFFSLTFFFVAIDFLVNFNKIPKSANLELLYIFFLTCSAISYILPLAIIFALILCIFNMIRSNEFVSLYALGLSKNQVIFYPFIWALFFCFVYVGLNFTPFAYANEYKSNIVKRGVVSKEGGDVLIKYNEKFIYIEKTSANSLYNVKIFDINDLNIKQLLQAKNAQFEGKFWNLNEVKSITIPEQLIVSKEGLKIEDFQSIQGLQDFSPKILERISLVESDPSYSISDALESILIFSKQNISTNALRTSLYSLVLIPFFAPFLMLIIYYYFPITARFFNLAFLAFVFFIFVLGIWGMLFLLTRLSENEILPPELGIMLPIFILMMIGSFYYFKNR, encoded by the coding sequence ATGATGATTTTTTTTCGTTATATTTCGTCTTTGTATTTAAAATCTTTTTTTATATTATTTTTTTCTTTGACATTTTTTTTTGTAGCAATTGATTTTTTAGTGAATTTTAATAAAATTCCAAAAAGTGCTAATTTGGAATTGCTTTATATCTTTTTTTTAACTTGCTCAGCTATTTCTTATATTTTACCTCTTGCTATAATTTTTGCATTGATTTTATGTATTTTTAATATGATAAGATCTAACGAATTTGTTAGTTTATATGCTTTAGGTTTAAGTAAAAATCAAGTGATTTTTTATCCATTTATATGGGCTTTGTTTTTTTGTTTTGTTTATGTTGGGTTAAATTTTACTCCTTTTGCTTATGCAAATGAATATAAAAGTAATATAGTCAAAAGAGGTGTTGTGTCTAAAGAAGGTGGTGATGTTTTAATCAAATACAATGAAAAATTTATTTATATAGAAAAAACAAGTGCTAATTCTTTATATAATGTAAAAATTTTTGATATAAATGATTTAAATATCAAACAACTTTTACAAGCAAAAAACGCACAATTTGAAGGAAAATTTTGGAATTTAAATGAAGTTAAGTCTATAACCATTCCAGAGCAATTAATAGTTTCTAAAGAAGGTTTAAAGATAGAAGATTTTCAAAGCATCCAAGGGTTGCAAGATTTTTCTCCTAAAATTTTAGAGCGAATTTCTTTAGTAGAAAGTGATCCTTCTTATTCTATTAGTGATGCTTTAGAGAGTATTTTGATATTTTCTAAACAAAATATTTCTACTAATGCTCTTAGAACTAGCTTGTATTCTTTAGTTTTGATTCCATTTTTTGCTCCTTTTTTGATGTTAATTATTTATTATTATTTTCCAATTACTGCAAGATTTTTTAATCTTGCTTTTTTAGCTTTTGTATTTTTTATATTTGTGCTTGGAATTTGGGGGATGTTATTTTTGCTTACTAGATTAAGTGAAAATGAGATTTTACCTCCAGAGCTTGGTATAATGTTACCAATATTTATTTTAATGATGATAGGTAGTTTTTATTATTTTAAAAATAGATAA
- the pth gene encoding aminoacyl-tRNA hydrolase — translation MTLVVGLGNIGEQYEETRHNVGFMLIDLLIKDLETTKISNVKFKGELFKSSSTLFLKPSTYMNLSGESVRAVKDFYKCQRIIVIHDDIDLNLGALKFKKGGSSGGHNGLKSIDQLCSNNYERIRIGVGKNIDVISHVLGKFKADEKESLDKVLKHSKKALFELLESNIEQIASKYSLKS, via the coding sequence ATGACCTTAGTCGTAGGACTTGGTAATATAGGAGAACAATACGAAGAAACTAGACACAATGTCGGTTTTATGCTTATTGATTTACTCATAAAAGATTTAGAAACTACTAAAATTTCTAATGTCAAATTTAAAGGAGAGCTTTTTAAAAGCTCTTCGACTCTTTTTTTAAAACCCTCTACTTATATGAATCTTTCTGGAGAAAGCGTAAGAGCTGTTAAAGATTTTTATAAATGCCAAAGAATTATTGTTATCCATGATGATATTGATTTAAATTTAGGAGCATTAAAATTTAAAAAAGGTGGATCAAGTGGAGGTCATAATGGACTTAAGAGTATTGATCAATTATGTTCTAATAACTATGAAAGAATTCGTATTGGTGTTGGAAAAAATATAGATGTTATCTCTCATGTTTTAGGCAAATTTAAAGCCGATGAAAAAGAAAGTTTAGATAAAGTTTTAAAGCATTCTAAAAAAGCTTTGTTTGAGCTTTTAGAGTCTAATATAGAGCAAATTGCTTCAAAATATTCTTTAAAAAGCTAA
- a CDS encoding 50S ribosomal protein L25/general stress protein Ctc: MLEGIVRESIGRKAAKALKRDGYLIANIYGKGLENIHAAFKVNEFIKEVRKKTTLAFDVKVAGKVLNVVVVDYQKDPVTAELKHVDLKVAQKGVISKYMVPVKIVGTAMGLKNKGVLIQSKRRLKVKCAAENLPNYFELDVTKLDVGDALLIRDVVVPEGVTMVDADRVAVVGVEKAR; the protein is encoded by the coding sequence ATGTTAGAAGGTATCGTTAGAGAGAGTATCGGTAGAAAAGCTGCTAAAGCTTTAAAAAGAGATGGTTATCTAATCGCAAACATCTATGGAAAAGGATTAGAAAACATACACGCAGCTTTTAAAGTAAATGAATTTATCAAAGAAGTTCGTAAAAAAACTACTTTAGCTTTTGATGTAAAAGTAGCAGGTAAAGTATTAAATGTTGTTGTGGTTGATTATCAAAAAGATCCTGTAACTGCTGAATTAAAACATGTTGATTTAAAAGTAGCCCAAAAAGGTGTAATTTCTAAATACATGGTTCCTGTTAAGATAGTTGGAACCGCTATGGGTCTTAAAAATAAAGGTGTTTTAATACAATCTAAAAGAAGATTAAAAGTAAAATGTGCAGCGGAAAATTTACCAAATTATTTTGAGCTTGATGTAACAAAACTTGATGTTGGTGATGCGCTGTTAATCCGTGATGTGGTTGTGCCTGAAGGCGTAACTATGGTAGATGCTGATAGAGTTGCTGTAGTTGGCGTAGAAAAAGCAAGATAA